In Helianthus annuus cultivar XRQ/B chromosome 8, HanXRQr2.0-SUNRISE, whole genome shotgun sequence, a single genomic region encodes these proteins:
- the LOC110873429 gene encoding TLC domain-containing protein 4-B — protein MLGLDDIIDDYSSLSSERRWFISAFGGIIMCKLSYEFTGIVTPFIFKDFTKLNKAQKLEWKNRGFSTFHALFVAIASLYFLLISDLFDENVHEEFIVYRKSTLSETILGMSSGYFLSDVAMIIWTYPTLGGLEYVLHHGLSMFAIMQSILTGEAEYYIFMVLFTESTTPFVNLRWYFDVAGMKSTKRYVWNGIAMFLGWLVARIVLFGFFFYHMYNHIDQVRRLHMVTFYGLHIIPPVLAIMNLLWFFKIAKGMVRTLRKNKTHTS, from the exons ATGTTGGGGTTGGATGATATAATCGATGATTATTCCAGTTTAAGTAGCGAAAGAAGATGGTTCATATCGGCTTTTGGCGGCATCATCATGTGTAAACTT TCTTATGAATTTACAGGAATAGTTACACCCTTTATCTTCAAAGATTTTACCAAACTCAACAAGGCACAAAAACTTGAATGGAAGAACAG gGGATTTTCCACCTTCCATGCACTTTTTGTGGCCATTGCTTCTCTTTACTTTTTGCTGATTTCAGATCTTTTTGATGAAAATGTCCACGAGGAGTTTATCGTTTACAGAAAGTCAACGTTATCTGAGACCATACTCGGG ATGTCTTCCGGTTATTTTTTGTCTGACGTGGCCATGATTATCTGGACTTATCCAACTTTAGGTGGTCTTGAATAT GTGTTACACCATGGGCTCTCAATGTTTGCAATCATGCAATCCATTTTAACTGGTGAAGCCGAATACTACATCTTCATGGTTCTTTTCACCGAAAGTACAACGCCTTTTGTGAACTTAAGATG GTATTTTGATGTTGCTGGTATGAAGTCTACAAAGCGTTATGTGTGGAACGGTATTGCAATGTTCTTAGGGTGGCTG GTTGCAAGAATCGTGTTGTTTGGCTTCTTTTTTTACCACATGTATAACCACATTGATCAG gtgAGACGGTTGCATATGGTCACCTTTTACGGGTTGCATATAATTCCACCCGTGTTGGCGATCATGAATTTGTTGTGGTTCTTTAAAATCGCGAAAGGGATGGTAAGAACACTCAGGAAAAACAAGACTCACACCAGCTGA